From Denitrovibrio acetiphilus DSM 12809, the proteins below share one genomic window:
- a CDS encoding DUF2179 domain-containing protein, which translates to MENIDTALILSFFLIVILKSIDVTLDTIRLIFVSKGLKKVAPFMGILSSAVNISALGIVFYNGSISPVNIFAYASGFGLGSYIGLIIEERISLGFCMVRVITQERDGLALVKYLRRLKLGVTYVDAKGRQGTNVHIVLTIIRKRKLKKVLRAVTRCNPKAFYSVEDIRSVQQVI; encoded by the coding sequence TTGGAAAACATAGATACTGCTCTCATCTTGAGCTTTTTTTTAATTGTAATTCTTAAAAGTATTGATGTAACTCTTGATACTATAAGACTTATATTTGTGAGCAAAGGACTTAAAAAAGTAGCTCCATTTATGGGGATACTATCCTCAGCTGTCAATATTTCGGCACTTGGGATAGTTTTTTATAATGGTTCAATTTCTCCTGTTAATATATTTGCGTATGCTTCAGGCTTTGGGTTAGGAAGTTATATCGGCCTAATTATTGAAGAAAGGATATCTCTTGGTTTCTGTATGGTAAGAGTTATAACACAGGAGAGAGATGGTCTAGCCCTAGTTAAATATTTAAGAAGGCTCAAACTTGGGGTTACATATGTTGATGCAAAAGGGAGACAGGGGACAAATGTCCATATTGTATTAACAATAATTAGAAAAAGAAAACTGAAAAAAGTTTTAAGGGCAGTTACAAGATGTAATCCTAAGGCGTTTTATTCAGTTGAAGATATACGCAGTGTACAACAGGTGATTTAG